From Myotis daubentonii chromosome 7, mMyoDau2.1, whole genome shotgun sequence, a single genomic window includes:
- the LOC132237965 gene encoding small EDRK-rich factor 1-like: MAHGNQRELARQKNMKKSQEISKGKRKEDSLTASQRKQRDSEIMQPKQKAANEKKSMQTREK; this comes from the coding sequence ATGGCCCATGGAAATCAACGAGAACTTGCCCGCcagaaaaacatgaagaaatcCCAGGAAATTagcaagggaaaaagaaaagaggatagCTTGACTGCCTCTCAGAGAAAACAGAGAGACTCTGAGATCATGCAACCAAAGCAGAAAGCAGCTAATGAGAAGAAGTCTATGCAGACAAGAGAAAAATGA